From Rhopalosiphum padi isolate XX-2018 chromosome 2, ASM2088224v1, whole genome shotgun sequence:
TTATCCGTAAGCAAATATAAGAAAAACACATTAAgggtataatgtaaaattttatattctttacgtaatatcataatatcacaaaaaaattgtatttaaagatTTAAGAAGTTACTTGAATAcatccaaaaaaaaaactttttagaataattttgaaagtaCATACTTACTTTAAGTACctagaaaaatacaaatatacttataatattatacttacatacattcagttttcataatttcataccattttctgtaaattaatcgagaaaaataaaaaatcataaaaaaaatttcttacaatcaatttataattagattttattttagtaacaaataatataatttaatatacatggatgtaacattatattataatatctaataataaaatattatgagcaATATcgaacaaacattttataatataatataatatatatatatacatatttatttttttttattcatagtttaaaatgtatagacaaTAATTCTATCAAAAAGTCGAATAATTtaacataggtattatttaagATAAGTAAGTGTGGGCTGACTAATTAGGTGAAACCAAAAGATGTATTAAACGATCTAGATAATACAGAATACTTTGAAAAATTTTCGAAATCAATTGCTATTTATAACggattttatgaatttgataaatcatttattaattgtcCGTTGTTATGTTGAATGCATTTAATTATAACTCAAAATTAAGTTCAGTATTCAAAAACGTCTACCTATCtactagttaaaaaatattagtttaaaaaattggGTGGAAGTATTAATTACCTTgtagtacctaattatttaaaattattattgttacgcgtacaaaaaaatcgaaattatcTATCATTTTTATGGAGTTTGATGCAGACGatacagttttaattattacatataataaacgagttggtcataaaaaaatatatgtaaatagtatacaattttactaatttaaataaaataggtaccatAGTTGTTCCaattttataaccatttttttcatttatgaaaACATGATTTAATCTAGCTatcttaatatgtatttttagtacAATTAGAGATTTTGAGTGaagcaataaatttatttatttttatataatcttgAGACATTTTTTGCGTAgtaaaatgatttgattttcgAATGTGTTGTTTCTGGTAACAAATTAGATTCAATTGGCACTTTgggattcaaaagtaaaaattctttatacgttcttttaaaaataaccgaGAAAAAAGTAGGAAAAACTGAAATTTTAGTGGGAAACCAGTATTCGCAAACCCGATATTGTTTTATGGTGTTactaaaaaacgaataatagtatatagatacTTCAAAGTTTCACaaaatgcttatattattatttcttattcgtgataaaattttctaattattttaactcatattgAACTATTTATGGCCAGTTGAAAATTTTGaacttatatcaataattttcgataaaatatCTTTGCtacatatgttaataatttggacgaaataaaatattaaaattaaggcGCCGCGGGCTTGACGAAGATTACGTCagatccatttttattttatagttgtaagAGACTCATCATGTATTGTCATggaaatgattttatataattttcttgttGTTATTGTATAAGAAACCATTTAAACTGTGGTGAAAAGTAATACATACTATCGTGGTTCCCACCTCAATTATGATACCACaaggaaaatatatattaaaaaccaaGACTAacggttttagttattttacatataatattatattatattttatatatgcaatgacattttcaaatataatgttcttagtaaaataattaatccaaCTTATACTGTttcactaatatttaaataaatcattttagtagcattataaaatatatgtatcataaCATTTAGGTACTTTTGTATTTAGACTGACAGAGGCCGtcttcagaatcatttttcgtatacaatggtTTATCATAGGTCTTATTTAACAATAAGGTCAACTCGATCATAGTGATtacttattttcttattttttaattaccaatttattatctaaaattaaaaataatgcacaTTAAAACAACTAATAAGGTGAATATTGATAAGAtacttgatatttatatttaaaacccatattattaccatttgtgtaccattcaaataaaatacttgcagttgtttgttagttttaatttcaatttttaatgtaatatattttccctgatattttttcacttaaacatataaatatgcaattaccatgattaaaaaataactaattaatactaCAATATCTTTCagtatttacttttaaagtaACTCATATTCAATATTCTAATTCGAAATTTACTaagactttataaaaaaaatatattcattttaactaATGAGTATAATTTGCTAATGACaatttcaatgtttaaaaattgtttttattccaacttaaatattaaaatgtattgtatgttttttgaatataattaattatttaataaaaattgcataCATTCCACATCGATATTTTTCGGGTgttcaatatattacaataagaggtaattacaaataataagagTAATGCAAAAAACGACTACAcagtctaaaataataattaatatatacatcaaacatataatattaagaacatTTTTCGTCTGCCtctttaaattgtttagtaAAAAAAGCGATTTTGTGAGATTTAAAATGAGAGTTTTATGCTGCTGGAAAAAGCAGAGAACGTAACGAGGAGGCGTTTTTCACAGGCCATCAGTAAGGCCATAAATTATTTCAGTGTAAACGTTTTTCGTCAGATTAACATTTCAATTTCTCGTTTATGTGTTGTCTGATAAAAATTGTGgcgaaaaaaacataaaattatgtttaccaTAAAACTCTTCTTTTTAATACTTCTTTGGCAGTCGTGTGGGATTGAACGTTGATTAAAACAGTTTTTTCGAGTTTGGtttcgatttaaataaatttataaataatagctgGTAatgatacacaaataatatttcgtatttattttataagttataaacaatgtaaatcagatattaactaaaattattaaatagatcgCTTAATTGTTGTTACATATGCCTAAATACCATTGAAATAAGTATAGGTGTGATAGGAGCTTTATACacgaatttcaaaataaataatataatgtaatatagtaaaaattacgtctaataaaaatatataataaattaaagtattataaaagttttttaatactactcaattttattttgttaaagtttgatttttagtataatgtatattataataacaaacacaTAAACAACGATCTAACTACAGTCCATTTTTAAAAAggaaaactttattattaaactaataagaaataaaatcatcaatgataattttattattatttactttttcttaCATGACGAAGAAAAACTTTAGATCAAAATTCCATTACAAATTattgatttcatttttaattcgtGCTCCTTTTAAAATCAGTTTTCATCCAACTCTCAAACACCTCTCTgactataaaactatatattaatagcttaatagtatatagaatatatcatGTAAACACTGgtaggttaatataatatatttgattaggcAAATATTATGCCATCACACTTTATGTACCCATTATACCCTATTTAGGTATCGATAAATAAGATCTGTAAAAGTAAGAATGTAGTATTTCGTAAATaagtcataaatataatataaaaccaaattttaatttaagacattttaggtttcgattaattattaaataggagATTAACATGAAACCAAATATTAGGGTGCTTAtttggataaataatttataatacctttgaattattaatgatttataagtatatataaagcAGTATATAGTACCGTTAACAATATCCTTAACacgaataacaaattatattttatgtaataatatttatctacgtagaaaaaataaagttaattttatattatgctaagattcaaattttttttatttaacagataaatattgaattattggtGCCTATTATTCAATCTCGATTTTAaacaaagataatttaaattttaaattttaaatttacgtaATTGTGTAGCCGCGTTTTTTGAAACTTGTTAATGGTTGAATAACGTCTATCAAAAATgatgaacaataaaaaaataaatatgacttgCGATTTCCATCGTATTGTGTTTATCTTGGATTTGCACGTTTTGTTCAGTGATTGTTTCGCTTCAATGATGGTGTAGACCAATCAACCATAATGACGTATTGAAGATAAATCCTTTCCAAATGTTATAACTTTTGCCTTGGTTGAGACAAAACTTCACAATATCTCTGATTATGGTTTTGGTTAATTCTAACAGATAATCAGAAAAGttttaaaacagtataataaaattgtaggtaggtactttaaatattaacaatagtgatacaaaatgtaaacaatacgttaagcaatattatacaactttttagtttaataaaactcctcaattgaatatttttgaaataaatgttttaatttttatagttgacaaaatatattcatgtatatattaagTCCGtcaaaaatgtctaaatatttaaacctaAAACCTCTTATctcatctataataattataaaacatattatttacagtttggtagttgtatataatattattatcataaaatataagctaGGTATTCgcctatttaaaataactattttttatgatacaaatttaacaaaacataaaaattgatttcttaCATTCAATGTGTCGCGTAGAATGTACTTTAATATTAGCTTAAgacataatttatgaaataaagtGAACatgcatttcaaaatattagtcAACAAATTTTTATCTAATCTTTCACTGTAGATCACTGATTCCATTATCCATAGTTCCATATGGGGAcagtcatataaataaataattttaatgacaaCTTACTTACACGCATTCTGCttcaattttcattttacagcttaatgtataaaaaatatacttataaattatttaattccacagcattttcaataattttttgtagaaattatattattctaaatgtatgtacataattgaaataaacaaataacaaaataatactctTACCtcttatatattaaactaataatattataatgtaacaatttaatattaatattatttaatggttgAAAATGctggtaaatttatattatgaaactaaGATCTTGCAATACTAtgagtacaatatataatacaaattcactgtgacataataaatgcatatttccTTTCTGTATGTACCTAAAGGATGCCGTAACTACTTTTACCAGTTATACCCTTATCACCTCACCAATTATTTCGGTTGACATTGTCTTAacgatgtatattatttaaacgttcttactaaattataaaaaagaaccGACGTACCTAATTGGCGCTTTGATGCCAACCGCAGAAATCagtaatatactaaaaacaaaaaacaaaagcaaactattttaaaatttaacaaatgtgagtgaaaatattagttattagattaaattatataaaataaaatctaccgtaaacataatattaaattataataatttatgtttattaacatattatgaatatgAGTATAGACaagtattatagtaaatattaatcagTTAAAGTATTCACCAATATAGTACTGGTTGCTAATATTGTCattcaattatttgatattgtcattagtattaatgttaaaataatattaataaaacatattgataAATTGCTAGTGGTTATATGAATTCTGTTTGACATATATCGCATGTACATTATACGTAGTTTATCAAAGCTGTTtgacaagaaaaaaaatcatcaagaaatcagtacaaaatatacaaatgtcgTATTTGCACTTTCCCCGAAAGCAAATCGTTTCGATCTAACTGAAACATACACCGTAAGTTTGTATTTTATGGTCTATTTTCAAACTTATCATTTCAATTGTCGTGTAGTTTTCTactgtgttatttttttctcttgttTATTACTCATGTCGAgtaaccaaaaaataatatgactttGCGGTAGTggctttatatatatacatgtacattatttttatacgacACCTCATCATTTATCCGTCTGGCATCaagaaaaaacatgtttttgctACTCCCTCTCGGGAAAAACATATTCGCCAACTGCACATAATATGAGCCACCTATACATTCACTTTTTTTCCGCGATTTTTAACGCTATCCGCCGTAAGATGTTCgacaatatcaaaattaatgtcAACAAGTGATAAGGACATCGCAGCATTTAGCGATgactataattaatttctacCGTGGTGGATAGTCGTAGCAAAGTTAATTTATTCTGTTCGCCTGTTTAAACACCCCCAAGGGACCATTTTCCATATAAGCATTATTTTCCGGACCGATAACAATAAAGAACTAATGAAACTTCATTGTCTTCTCCTATTCAACGGGTTCTGTTTGTCGACTGATAATAATTTCCAATATAAACATCACAAATTCAATGGCCTTATagccataaaaaataaacactattaCGTTTTCTtcgtaataatgaaaaatgtgatgattttttttacttataaacattttaacttttcgACATGGTAAATGTATTGGTTACAAAGCAAAACATTTTAGTTAAAACGATTGTAGAATGTTACtagtatgtaaaaattattataaaattttacaatataaataatttatttaatttatttcaattataataggtaagtacaataaaaacaagAATCATACAGTGAAATATACtcatattcttattaaaattaattaaatatgaaataatattataattcattaatgattgaaattaattaattaattcttaaattatattgtatatttttaccatatgtttaagtatcattataatttcaacTTAAGTAACCCAAATCCAAAATTAAAcgaaattgtgtaaattatcttttaaacttgtgtgtaataaaattatcaagatAACCCTCTTTTTAACAGaaatttttatgtacatttttcctCGCtgaaaacattttcttttaagCTATACACCACAcatataaaagatattttttattcaacgactaaaatacatataaaatgggTTATGGGCGGAATAATAATGGAAACACTTTGGTAAAAATAACGAATTCTAAAACTATggcatgaatacattttttaaagattttttctcattatacattttattttaaaaaccaacgaaaaaactatacaaaatatgagatttataaatattcccTTTCATttaatcgtttaataataaacttaaaacttcAATAGTGAATAACACTTTATGTTCTTccgattaacaataaaaaaaacttagagtTTTTTATAGtgcaagaaaatattttataatatgtatatatctgcATAAGCAgactaataatacatatactagaatattattctatttacagtcgataattttctttttatttatttgcaaaatGTATCTATTTCAATAGGAAAATGGTTATataaataacttgaaaaaagtatgttaaagtaaaaataaaacttttttaataattttattaaaataaaattccaaaagtaaaaaaaaaattatattgaataaatttatatatattttagacagAAACTCAATTTTAAACGTTAGTATAAATATGCATTATCTAAAGATACTTATTTGATTAAACAAAACACTTATTAGCTTATAgtcttatacatttaaaaatcactAAGCATATTAAAACTAACCTGACATAACATAAtctaatatactagtatattaatgaaatcattatcaataatacaatatgaaatgatcaacatattttgattataataatgattactgATTTTGCATTAGAATATATCATTTCTTCAtttcttatatctgtataattatttatttatatcgcaTTCTaaattgcataatttttttggtatatgtaacaatattatgaatgtataaCCTAGATATTTTCATACGTTTTAGAATCTCGTGctgaataattaaacattattacctatcaattataataaatcttttaagaattcaaataaatgtatggtttcttttttatttaaacgttaaatactaaaaacctatgtgttaatttttttttttttttttcgtatggcgTATGTAGTTCGGGAGTAAGCCCGGCGCCTGAttggcagaatttttaatggggcacccgtaggtttctgccATGCCCCGGGGTGGGGGGATGGCAAGCACTTGTTCTCCGGACACCGTGACTTACCCGGAGAAAAATGCCGCCCAGTGGCCGAGGATCGAACCGGATCCAGCTGCTCCGCAGCCGACGAATTAGACCGCTCGGCCACCCCGTCCCCCATGTGTTAATACAAATAGTTAATTagcaagttaatttttaatccagtataaaataattcaactgaaattaattatgcataattcatattttattttatattatttttttttttttacgaactgTAGTCCATCaacgtgttaaaaataaaactaatattattgaagTCAAACTATAGAATCaagaattgaatttaaattataatttttttttttttaggacaaAATGCATCATAGTTGTTGCATGTGGATTTTAGTAATCGCAACAGCGGTATGGACGGATGCTATCACAGGACACGAGGACAAAGTGGGGATTAAAAGTCAACAGgcgcagcaacagcaacaatcCGATATCATGCAAACAATGGTGGACGCCGGCGATCATCAGACAATGCATATGACGTCTCCGGCAGAGAGTTATTTCAATGATCCACTGGGTCCGTTGGGCTATTTGGCCAAGCGTGCGCACAAGCAATACGGATTTGGACTGGGCAAACGCCTTTACCGGCAGTATGAGTTCGGGTTGGGCAAAAGGTCAGCGTCAAAGCAGTACGGATTCGGTCTGGGTAAACGGGCTGCACTTAAGCAGTACGAATTCGGCTTAGGAAAACGGGCTTCGCCAACCTTCTATAGTTTTGGTCTGGGACGGCGGGCTTCGCCACAATACAGTTTTGGACTCGGAAAACGGGTGAGATCATAAGACATTGTAAAtagcttctttttttttaatatgaaatacaatacattatagatttattaatttgGCATGAAATAAACAAAAGAGTGGATGACCCCAATGATCGTTTAATAACACAGGaaaaattatgaatacctatatgcgtcttaaattttattttcaaaaactgaaCTTATTTGATTTGtgcgattttgtttttaatcttaacttagtcagtattataatatataaaaatggatttctaaaacctttaaattatatgataaatgagTAAATTCGAAGAGATACAAAAACTTtgaattaaatgcattttaaactgtaatcggaaaaataccaaatttataaataataaataggtatttcatttattttttttatttttttacaactgTTCGTCaatatcaaaatacaaatttgataGCCGTCAATGattattttcagttatataaaaattcgaATGACATACATAGTGTCCTGATTCAAACGATGTATCACCTATAGGCTGTAGGTATaacactgtaaaaaaaattaatttactcgtatagttaaaattattcaacaaaacaaattagtttatttacattttttaggtTGGGCAAAGGgtgaatttttttactaatttatgcaTTAACAAATGAGAACGTTTAATAAAAGTATGCTAACTAGTTCAATTATCATTGTGACCACGATATACATAAACTGTACAATGTGCATGATACTTATAATACTGGTCGATAATCACAATTGATCTTTTACCTTAATAAACATTACTCGTTAGTCGTtataacatataggtatttTCTGGTAAATATGtactaaaaacattaataacaagatttctacattttatttttcatttttttactaacgttttttacataatttgatatGTTATTAGATATCTCAATGTAGTTTATACGAGCTTATTTAGACTAATATGATGACTTCATTGTCATCGAATATGTTCTATGCGTGGATCCAGTAAAACGTATAAtgctttgaaaataatttaagttggtATAACAGAATAAAAATAGGTTTACTTTAACcaaagttaattaaaatgtttaacctatcatttttttttaaataagataaaatgtaatgtttgagttatttttatttctacaatTATATTTGAAACGCTTTTCGTTGAATTAATTAGTTTTGTGGATCTTAAAAGTGACAGGAAGAGAAAATTGAAtcgttttttgattaaaatttcaattaaatgttttgCGGTAGTAATTTTACACCTTAATCGTTCGACCATTAATTTGcagctgaaaataaaataaataaaaatataatataatttaatcatacaaCTCTtgaaaatttattgataattaatattaataataattacggtttaatttattacaaatttcatttatagtaaatttattaaggAGCACAAATATTAAATCACTAAAACTACATACTGACagactgtataatgtatatacaaacataatttagtattagACATATGTTGTATTAAAGGCCGTCATAACTCTATAATATAGtacgtaataagtaataacttactTTGATGCAGTGGCCTTTCAGCACGAATACCACgatataccatattttataacagcatataatataacgtgCATCGTACTTTTATGGACGTTTTTATCATCATAGAGTGACGCCCTGCCACTAGTGCCACtataatgtattagtatattatttagttaataattacatcAGAACTCCGTTTTCACCCACACTATTCTGTATAATTTGGGATTAAAAACTAAACTAACTACCTATTTACATCataactgattttatttttttattttttggtacaaggtgtttataatattggttGTTAATCGTGACCACttcattattcattttcattatatttgcGTACTTACgaaaaactgaaaaacaattttgaatacaAATGCAATGTACTTGTGTACAATGAtttacaagtaaaaataaacaaaatatacgaCGAATACGAGACCGAAAAGAAggaatacaatgaatatattattataaaaaccaaactaTATAGCAGCTAcagacattattatacatatagaacgacaataatattattctaaataatgaatacaaacCCGGTTTAAGGAGAAGGTAGTAGGGGGTAGCTAGAGATACGATTGATCTAATGATGCGAGTATATGGGATAAGAATTCTGAGAACAGATTTGGATTTGTCGCAGTGTACCTACTCGAAGTCGACTTTCTCACGTCTTTGGTATTTTATGTCTAAGGTTACATtgtcagatttaaaattttttttctattctctTTGATgtgacttaaaaatataaaataaaaatgtgaaagaATCGATCTCGAGTAGATCAAATGAAAAGTTTCAAATCTTTATCGCGGTATTATTAAATACGTGGGCATAGGTATAACGCGTCAGGCAAATCATCGCTTCACCCCCTCCCCCacctaactttatttttattttttcatctctAAGCCTTCGTCAGTGGAATCAATCCGGACCCGGTCgaattcgaataataataatatcttatattatcataatatttataacgtaaggctatttaaaattgtatcatatacatatatatatatatatatatatatatataaggtgtaacaagactatttgacaaacttccattacaaatattactatatttgctaaatagtcctgttacactctgtatatatgtatatatatatagccaggtattataggtaaccatttaatataatgtgactatattatcattatataccgTGGCCGTGTCTGATATTATATGTGGTCAACAGGTGTCGCACCCGTCATTCTTAAATGTGGACGATCGGGATTCGGACTACACGTACAACGACTTGTCGGAGGAGAGGAAGAGGACGGCGGACGATATGGGTCACGGCCAGCGGTTCGCCTTCGGTCTGGGCAAACGAGGTGCGGGGGCGGAATGGGAAGACGGCGACGGTGAAGGCGACGACGCGGCGCCCATCTGGCACCCGGCCGTCAGGCGGGCTCGTCTGCAGTACGGTTTCGGGCTGGGAAAAAGGGCTGACCGCGACTATGACGCCGCTGCCGGTACGGATTACGCGGAAACGCTACAATTGGCCGACGACGTCGCCGCCGCTGACATCAACAACTAAGagaaataacaaattttcgcccaaacacacacacacacaaacacaaacacacagacatacatatatatacaaacgaACAGTCGTAAACGTATTATAGGTGGAGAttatttttttgggggggagggGATCACGGAGACTTAGCTTaccgatacaatttttttttttttttgattttaacgtttgacaaatattgttattttacgacATATAATACGGGAACGATCTGttattctgttaaaatataatattatatagtaatcgTAGCTACGGCCCGACTTCCCGACCCGTCTCGTCCTGGAaatgaaaatgatttattttatcaaaaatattcgaAAACAACTAAACGGTTCAACATGTTTTTTGgtgtttttgttgttattgaaatattataatgtatttgatcattgttaactttcattaaaataatgacgTGTTGTATGTATCAATGTCAATCATCACGGTTGATTGCATAATACAACCAATCGCCAATcggtaatatacctataataagaaAGGGAACACaggcatttgaaaaataatagttcGCGTATTTG
This genomic window contains:
- the LOC132921441 gene encoding allatostatins; this encodes MHHSCCMWILVIATAVWTDAITGHEDKVGIKSQQAQQQQQSDIMQTMVDAGDHQTMHMTSPAESYFNDPLGPLGYLAKRAHKQYGFGLGKRLYRQYEFGLGKRSASKQYGFGLGKRAALKQYEFGLGKRASPTFYSFGLGRRASPQYSFGLGKRVSHPSFLNVDDRDSDYTYNDLSEERKRTADDMGHGQRFAFGLGKRGAGAEWEDGDGEGDDAAPIWHPAVRRARLQYGFGLGKRADRDYDAAAGTDYAETLQLADDVAAADINN